From one Neorhizobium galegae genomic stretch:
- a CDS encoding Bug family tripartite tricarboxylate transporter substrate binding protein produces MTTRSTVFSRFAGGLALAGITLTASGAMAEWPERPVTLIVVAGAGGGSDYTMRLLGAELEAALGKPFTIVNQAQASGIVGYTTYSNAAKDGYTLGQLSPIAQFKLLGQANFTPETFTAIAQFNADPSAIHVAKDSPFKDMKELVASIKADPGKLKIHCGGACNASWDIPFVAMLLDQGVDVTKLNLIPGPGSSAALQELAAGGVDVVLCSIPETTALAQAGVVRTVAVMSEERVAIDTKVPTVKEQLGKPYVGGTWRGIGGPAKMDPALVSRIEGSIKKVVEGDKFKKGMDARGFGVAWLNHADFTTFLGKHFDETTKVINALKGK; encoded by the coding sequence ATGACCACTCGTTCCACAGTATTTTCGCGTTTTGCCGGCGGCCTCGCACTCGCCGGCATCACGCTGACCGCATCCGGCGCCATGGCGGAATGGCCTGAGCGCCCCGTCACCCTGATCGTGGTCGCAGGTGCTGGCGGCGGCAGCGACTACACGATGCGCCTTCTCGGCGCAGAGCTCGAGGCTGCCCTCGGTAAGCCGTTCACGATCGTAAACCAGGCTCAGGCCTCGGGTATCGTCGGCTACACGACCTATTCGAATGCCGCGAAAGACGGCTATACGCTCGGTCAGCTCTCTCCTATCGCCCAGTTCAAACTGCTTGGACAGGCCAATTTTACGCCCGAGACCTTCACGGCCATTGCCCAGTTCAACGCCGACCCTTCGGCTATCCATGTGGCAAAGGACTCTCCCTTCAAGGACATGAAGGAGCTGGTCGCTTCGATCAAGGCGGATCCCGGGAAGCTCAAGATTCATTGCGGCGGAGCCTGCAATGCGAGCTGGGATATTCCCTTCGTCGCCATGCTGCTCGATCAGGGCGTCGACGTCACCAAGCTCAACCTCATCCCCGGCCCGGGCTCTTCGGCCGCGCTTCAGGAACTGGCGGCCGGCGGCGTTGATGTCGTCCTGTGCTCCATCCCTGAGACCACCGCGCTTGCCCAGGCCGGCGTCGTGCGCACCGTGGCCGTCATGAGCGAGGAACGCGTCGCGATCGACACGAAGGTGCCGACGGTGAAGGAACAGCTCGGCAAGCCCTATGTGGGCGGGACCTGGCGCGGCATCGGGGGTCCGGCAAAGATGGATCCGGCGCTCGTCTCGCGCATCGAAGGCTCGATCAAGAAAGTCGTGGAGGGCGACAAGTTCAAGAAGGGGATGGATGCACGCGGCTTCGGCGTCGCCTGGCTCAACCATGCGGACTTCACGACCTTCCTCGGCAAACACTTCGACGAGACGACGAAGGTCATCAACGCCCT